One window of the Nocardia huaxiensis genome contains the following:
- a CDS encoding carboxymuconolactone decarboxylase family protein: protein MSRLPLIQPDTATGKAADLLAGVQKALGVTPNMTKAMVNSPAVLEAYLGFSGALGGGALSAPIRERIALLVAEENGCDYCLSAHSYIGANIAKLSADEIQAGRHGESADAKAAAVLTFATAVVRTRGGVEESDIKTAQAAGLTDGEITEVIANVALNVFTNYLNKAVDTDIDWPLVRHHEH, encoded by the coding sequence ATGTCTCGTCTGCCCCTGATCCAGCCCGACACCGCCACCGGCAAGGCCGCCGACCTGCTCGCCGGTGTACAGAAGGCGCTCGGTGTCACCCCGAACATGACCAAGGCCATGGTCAACAGCCCCGCCGTGCTCGAGGCGTACCTGGGCTTCTCCGGCGCGCTCGGCGGCGGCGCGCTCTCGGCGCCGATCCGGGAGCGGATCGCGCTGCTGGTCGCCGAGGAAAACGGTTGTGACTACTGCCTGTCCGCGCACTCCTATATCGGCGCCAACATCGCCAAGCTGAGCGCCGACGAGATCCAGGCCGGCCGCCACGGCGAATCCGCCGACGCCAAGGCCGCCGCGGTACTGACCTTCGCGACGGCGGTCGTCCGCACTCGCGGTGGCGTCGAGGAATCCGACATCAAGACCGCCCAGGCGGCGGGCCTGACCGACGGCGAGATCACCGAAGTCATCGCCAACGTCGCCCTGAACGTGTTCACCAACTACCTGAACAAGGCCGTAGACACCGACATCGACTGGCCGCTCGTGCGCCACCACGAGCACTGA
- a CDS encoding helix-turn-helix transcriptional regulator gives MDPFVGRRRELATLDAAARAAGGPGVYLVEGPAGIGKSRLLREFASRAQARGLRTVVVAATEFEQSSPHFLLMDIADRLDAENSEAVSAGSGIRESARWLRQRLEAVPTVLIIDDAHWADTASLRVLAVLLRQLPESVRVAVAYREGQFPDALGSPLRATGVTVAHIAVPPLSPTEASALLPGIPPGRREVLVDAAHGNPLYLQLLADLTPAEFDAVVRADDPAASRAEHATADRTDHAVPDQESHAQPDRVGHAALDRTIRAELAQLPERERLVAQAAAVCGATSDMELLCATAEVTREELSGAVDELARRGWITVTRGTLAFRHPLIRTAAYRLAGEGWRADAHTRAAQVLRAADAPLLTRARHLEHALGGCDELAAAELVRAAELALGTAPAVSARWIEAALRTAPQYRGPAGFSARLRLGQALLLSGSAERARDSLEPLLPAAPLVDAPANTEGTEAVLWFARCERILGRVDSARKLLEQAVSRLGGTASGPIRLELAMLELQDNRDAEAAGRIRSLFESGAVRDPAIGAAALTLRSMGHLNGLDLKAAAADYRVAEREFARLTDAQLVDGLPAVAALGWMAYFLDDQRTGLIHIERALRVGRSRGRSFILPELYAVHAYSLAKLGRYEEALAAAEDAAETAGLYGYPGVAPLAGAAKLRVLEDTASREEVLAWWHTLDALPRPAMRWWRGVVDAALLEIAARLGLDPPRPEPNPLSANGTPAGSAPRVHPMRAAELSMAALAATARGDLDPAAALLAQAATVAEQLGLPGQRAAVARARAEYLCASGDLDGAQHAADAAMDDYAQAGMPVFRARTLLVAARIAGQRGDFTAATAHISAARSAFATAGAHTLIDTATTAQRRLAGHRTVTGATTLTAREREVAHLAAQGLTNKDIAAQLYLSPRTVEDHLARILRKLGLTSRAGIAHRLAAMDAPEP, from the coding sequence ATCGACCCGTTCGTCGGCCGCAGGCGCGAACTCGCCACCCTCGACGCGGCGGCCCGGGCCGCCGGCGGTCCGGGCGTGTACCTGGTGGAGGGCCCGGCTGGAATCGGAAAGTCCCGGCTGCTGCGCGAATTCGCGAGCCGGGCCCAGGCTCGCGGCCTGCGCACAGTCGTGGTGGCCGCCACCGAATTCGAGCAGTCCAGTCCGCACTTCCTGCTCATGGACATTGCCGACCGGCTCGACGCGGAAAACTCCGAGGCGGTCTCGGCCGGCTCCGGCATCCGGGAATCGGCCCGCTGGCTGCGGCAGCGGCTAGAGGCCGTACCGACCGTCCTGATCATCGATGATGCGCACTGGGCGGACACGGCATCGCTGCGGGTACTGGCAGTACTGCTGCGGCAGTTGCCCGAGTCGGTGCGAGTGGCGGTGGCATATCGCGAGGGCCAGTTCCCCGACGCACTCGGCTCCCCTCTGCGCGCGACCGGAGTGACGGTGGCGCACATAGCCGTTCCCCCGCTGTCACCCACCGAGGCAAGCGCCCTGCTCCCCGGGATTCCCCCGGGCCGACGGGAGGTGCTGGTCGATGCGGCGCATGGGAATCCGCTCTATCTGCAACTACTGGCGGACCTCACCCCAGCGGAGTTCGACGCCGTCGTCCGGGCCGATGATCCGGCTGCGAGTCGAGCCGAGCATGCGACGGCGGATCGCACGGATCACGCCGTGCCGGATCAGGAGAGTCATGCGCAACCGGACCGGGTAGGTCATGCGGCACTGGACCGGACCATACGGGCCGAACTCGCGCAGCTGCCGGAGCGGGAACGTCTGGTCGCGCAGGCCGCTGCCGTCTGCGGCGCGACCTCGGACATGGAGTTGCTCTGTGCCACAGCCGAAGTCACGCGCGAGGAGTTGAGCGGGGCGGTTGATGAGCTGGCGCGGCGCGGGTGGATCACCGTCACGCGCGGGACGCTGGCTTTCCGGCATCCGCTCATCCGCACCGCCGCCTACCGGCTCGCCGGGGAAGGCTGGCGAGCCGATGCGCACACACGCGCCGCGCAGGTGCTGCGGGCCGCCGACGCACCGCTGCTCACGCGCGCCCGTCATCTGGAACACGCCCTGGGTGGCTGCGACGAACTGGCAGCCGCCGAACTCGTGCGGGCCGCGGAGCTGGCGCTCGGCACCGCACCAGCGGTCAGCGCGCGCTGGATCGAAGCGGCCCTGCGCACCGCGCCGCAGTACCGCGGCCCGGCCGGATTCTCAGCCCGGCTGCGGTTGGGGCAGGCCCTGCTGCTGTCGGGATCAGCGGAGCGAGCACGGGATTCGCTCGAACCACTGCTCCCCGCAGCACCTCTCGTCGATGCACCGGCGAATACCGAAGGGACCGAGGCGGTGCTGTGGTTCGCGCGCTGTGAGCGGATTCTCGGTCGGGTGGACAGTGCTCGGAAGCTTTTGGAACAAGCCGTCTCCCGGCTGGGTGGCACGGCGAGCGGGCCGATTCGGCTGGAGTTGGCCATGCTCGAACTTCAGGACAATCGTGATGCCGAGGCGGCGGGGCGGATTCGTTCGTTGTTCGAGTCGGGGGCGGTCCGTGATCCGGCTATCGGTGCGGCCGCACTGACGCTGCGGAGCATGGGGCATCTCAATGGGCTGGATCTGAAGGCGGCCGCCGCGGATTACCGTGTGGCAGAACGTGAATTCGCCCGGCTCACCGATGCTCAGCTGGTCGATGGCCTGCCGGCCGTCGCGGCGCTGGGCTGGATGGCGTATTTCCTCGACGATCAGCGCACCGGCCTGATCCATATCGAACGCGCCCTCCGGGTGGGGCGCAGCCGCGGACGCAGTTTTATCCTGCCGGAACTGTATGCGGTGCACGCCTATTCGCTGGCCAAGCTGGGGCGCTACGAGGAGGCGCTGGCGGCGGCCGAAGATGCCGCCGAAACCGCCGGCCTGTACGGGTATCCGGGTGTTGCTCCGCTGGCGGGTGCGGCGAAGCTTCGGGTCCTGGAGGACACGGCATCTCGCGAAGAGGTGCTCGCCTGGTGGCACACCCTCGATGCCCTGCCCCGCCCCGCCATGCGGTGGTGGCGTGGCGTGGTCGACGCCGCCCTCCTGGAGATAGCCGCCCGCCTCGGCCTCGATCCCCCGCGTCCGGAACCGAATCCGCTATCTGCGAACGGAACCCCTGCCGGGTCCGCCCCACGAGTGCATCCGATGCGCGCCGCGGAGCTGTCCATGGCCGCGCTGGCCGCGACGGCGCGGGGTGACCTGGATCCCGCCGCCGCACTCCTGGCACAGGCGGCAACCGTCGCCGAACAGCTCGGCCTCCCCGGCCAGCGCGCCGCGGTCGCGCGCGCCCGCGCCGAATATCTCTGCGCAAGCGGCGATCTCGACGGAGCACAGCACGCCGCTGATGCCGCGATGGACGATTACGCCCAGGCGGGCATGCCTGTCTTCCGCGCGCGAACCCTGCTGGTGGCCGCCCGGATCGCGGGGCAGCGCGGCGATTTCACCGCGGCGACCGCACACATATCGGCCGCCCGATCGGCGTTCGCCACCGCCGGCGCACACACCCTGATCGACACCGCCACCACCGCCCAGCGCCGCCTGGCGGGTCATCGAACCGTCACCGGCGCAACCACTTTGACCGCCCGGGAACGAGAGGTGGCGCACCTGGCGGCCCAGGGCCTCACCAACAAGGACATCGCCGCCCAGCTCTACCTCAGCCCGCGCACCGTGGAAGATCACCTCGCCCGAATCCTCCGCAAACTCGGCCTCACCAGCCGCGCGGGCATCGCACACCGCCTGGCGGCCATGGACGCTCCCGAACCCTGA
- a CDS encoding catalase family peroxidase, whose translation MGGESIPLRPNRRTVLGAALAAGAGAMSVGGFLFAANAIGPARLTARRIVDGLQAANGFVPGYRRNHAKGLAVAGRFDSTGAGAELSSATVFRPGSHPFSGRFSLAGGKPFAPDTPAARRGFGLRIDSAGEEWRLALLNIPVFTDASARDFHDRTAAYAPDPSTGKPDPARVRDYLAAHPKTAAALWIIEQNPPTASFATSTFHGLNAFECVDAHGRRTPVRWRLEPETTEATVTSGDDQLFTSLARDIRRAPVRWKLLAVVGIRGVDPTDDPTIAWPAERRRIDLGTLVVTDVATETAANVRDVNFDPLVLPTGLAASDDPVLQARSAAYAESFRRRAGETAARQPLRVEESA comes from the coding sequence ATGGGTGGGGAGAGCATTCCGCTGCGACCGAACCGGCGCACCGTGCTGGGCGCGGCGCTGGCCGCCGGGGCGGGAGCGATGAGCGTCGGGGGATTCCTGTTCGCCGCGAACGCGATCGGGCCCGCGCGGCTGACCGCCCGCCGCATTGTCGACGGCCTGCAGGCGGCCAATGGATTCGTGCCCGGCTACCGGCGCAACCACGCCAAGGGTCTTGCGGTGGCGGGGCGCTTCGACAGCACCGGCGCGGGCGCGGAACTGTCGTCCGCCACGGTGTTCCGGCCGGGAAGCCATCCGTTCAGCGGTCGATTCTCCCTCGCCGGAGGCAAGCCGTTCGCGCCCGACACTCCCGCGGCCCGGCGCGGATTCGGTCTGCGCATCGACTCGGCGGGCGAGGAGTGGCGTCTGGCGCTGCTGAATATCCCGGTCTTCACCGATGCCTCCGCCCGGGACTTCCACGATCGCACCGCCGCCTACGCCCCCGACCCGTCGACCGGCAAACCGGACCCGGCCCGGGTGCGCGACTACCTGGCCGCACACCCGAAAACCGCTGCGGCCCTGTGGATCATCGAACAGAACCCACCCACCGCGAGCTTCGCCACCTCGACCTTCCACGGCCTCAACGCCTTCGAATGCGTGGACGCACATGGCCGCAGAACGCCGGTGCGCTGGCGGCTGGAACCCGAAACCACCGAAGCGACAGTCACTTCCGGCGACGATCAACTCTTCACGAGCCTGGCCCGCGACATCCGCCGCGCACCGGTGCGCTGGAAACTGCTTGCCGTGGTGGGCATCCGGGGCGTCGACCCGACCGACGACCCGACCATCGCCTGGCCCGCCGAGCGCCGCCGCATAGACCTGGGCACCCTCGTGGTAACCGATGTCGCCACCGAAACCGCCGCCAACGTACGGGACGTGAACTTCGACCCGCTGGTCCTGCCGACCGGCCTGGCCGCCTCCGATGACCCGGTGCTGCAAGCCCGTTCGGCCGCCTACGCCGAATCCTTCCGCCGCCGCGCCGGCGAGACGGCCGCCCGCCAGCCCCTGCGCGTGGAGGAATCGGCATGA
- a CDS encoding cytochrome P450, producing the protein MTRTVPVPQGLPMDRDAGPFDPPSAITRLRAAHPVSPMVFPDGHEGWLVTGHEFVRKVMVDTRFSSRQDLGVVHVPYETPGMPVATEPSPQIPGLFVAMDPPDHTRLRRKLTGAFTVRRMKELQQHIADITERQLDALAQLTPPVDLVKEFALPVPSLVICEMLGVPYADRETFQVNSAQFLVKDQTLEEKMAAFGAMTSYLAGLVVAKRAEPGEDILSDLARDDDLGIEELVGIAFLLLLAGHETTANMLALGTFALLEHPDQLAALRENPELMPDAVEELLRYLSVADIFYRYATEDIELGGETITKGSTVVLSLLAANRDPERFENPDTLDVHRKARGQVAFGHGPHQCLGQQLARIEMRAGFAGLLRRFPTLRLAIPADEVKLRTDMNIYGVHELPVTWTETPR; encoded by the coding sequence ATGACCCGCACCGTACCCGTCCCCCAGGGCCTGCCCATGGACCGCGACGCCGGCCCCTTCGACCCGCCCAGCGCCATCACCCGGCTGCGCGCGGCCCACCCCGTCAGCCCGATGGTCTTCCCGGACGGGCACGAGGGCTGGCTCGTCACCGGACACGAATTCGTGCGAAAAGTCATGGTGGACACCCGATTCAGCTCCCGCCAGGATCTCGGCGTGGTGCACGTGCCCTACGAAACCCCCGGCATGCCCGTCGCCACCGAACCGTCCCCGCAGATCCCGGGCCTGTTCGTGGCCATGGACCCGCCGGACCACACCCGGCTGCGGCGAAAGCTGACCGGCGCCTTCACTGTTCGCCGCATGAAGGAGCTGCAACAGCACATCGCCGACATCACCGAACGGCAGCTGGACGCCCTGGCACAGCTGACCCCGCCGGTCGATCTGGTCAAGGAATTCGCGCTGCCGGTGCCGTCGCTGGTCATCTGCGAAATGCTGGGCGTGCCGTACGCGGACCGGGAAACCTTCCAGGTCAACTCCGCTCAGTTCCTGGTCAAGGACCAGACGCTGGAGGAGAAGATGGCCGCGTTCGGGGCCATGACCAGCTACCTGGCCGGACTGGTCGTCGCCAAGCGCGCCGAACCCGGCGAGGACATCCTGTCCGACCTCGCCCGCGACGACGATCTCGGCATCGAGGAACTCGTCGGCATCGCCTTCCTGCTGCTGCTCGCCGGACACGAGACCACCGCGAACATGTTGGCGCTGGGCACCTTCGCGCTCCTCGAGCACCCCGACCAGCTGGCCGCGCTGCGCGAGAACCCGGAGTTGATGCCCGACGCCGTCGAGGAACTACTGCGCTACCTGTCCGTCGCCGACATCTTCTACCGGTACGCCACCGAGGACATCGAACTCGGCGGCGAGACCATCACCAAGGGGTCGACCGTCGTCCTCTCCCTGCTCGCCGCCAATCGCGATCCGGAACGCTTCGAGAACCCGGACACCCTGGACGTCCATCGCAAGGCGCGCGGCCAGGTCGCCTTCGGTCACGGCCCACACCAGTGCCTCGGTCAGCAGCTGGCCCGCATCGAAATGCGCGCCGGATTCGCGGGGCTGCTGCGCCGGTTCCCGACCCTTCGGCTCGCCATCCCGGCGGACGAGGTGAAACTGCGCACCGACATGAATATCTACGGCGTCCATGAACTTCCGGTCACCTGGACGGAGACGCCGCGCTGA
- a CDS encoding GtrA family protein: protein MPAEWFDRPARLAGFLRGDHAFAQLIRFALVGGSSNIAYVLLFTALTGAGPLIANIAGSIVSTIIANELHRRLTFRAAARVGWFKAQWEGGGLALIGLAISTAALAALESFAPGLGEVAQAGAVMALMAAVGGARFLALRGFVF from the coding sequence ATCCCCGCCGAATGGTTCGACCGCCCCGCCCGCCTCGCCGGGTTCCTGCGCGGCGACCACGCCTTCGCCCAGCTCATCCGCTTCGCCCTGGTGGGCGGTTCCAGCAATATCGCCTACGTGCTGCTGTTCACGGCCCTCACCGGTGCCGGCCCGTTGATCGCCAATATCGCCGGCTCCATTGTCAGCACGATCATCGCCAATGAACTGCACCGCCGCCTCACCTTCCGCGCCGCCGCCCGCGTCGGCTGGTTCAAGGCCCAGTGGGAGGGCGGCGGCCTGGCGCTGATCGGGCTGGCAATCAGCACCGCCGCCCTGGCCGCCCTCGAATCCTTCGCCCCCGGACTCGGCGAGGTCGCTCAGGCCGGTGCCGTCATGGCCCTCATGGCCGCCGTCGGTGGCGCTCGCTTCCTGGCGCTGCGCGGCTTCGTCTTCTGA
- a CDS encoding ferredoxin: MELRVDRERCISAGMCALTAPDVFDQDDADGRVLVLDATPGPGQQAAVREAVQLCPSRALALAAD; encoded by the coding sequence ATGGAACTCAGAGTTGATCGGGAGCGCTGCATCAGCGCCGGCATGTGCGCTCTGACCGCCCCCGACGTCTTCGATCAGGACGACGCGGACGGCCGGGTGCTGGTGCTGGACGCCACGCCCGGCCCCGGACAGCAGGCCGCCGTGCGCGAGGCCGTGCAACTGTGCCCCTCCCGCGCACTCGCCCTCGCCGCCGACTGA
- a CDS encoding DoxX family protein, whose product MSIAHVIVTVLAAAWVGFSAVSLYRRAAFVVDPLKQYSVPESWWTPLALAKGAGALGLIAGLFIPYMGVAAAIGLILYFAGALITVLRARVYASLPFPLLYLIPVAAAMGLGFAA is encoded by the coding sequence ATGTCGATCGCCCATGTCATCGTCACCGTCCTCGCTGCCGCCTGGGTCGGTTTCTCGGCCGTCTCGCTCTACCGCCGCGCCGCTTTCGTCGTGGACCCGCTGAAGCAGTACTCGGTCCCCGAGTCGTGGTGGACCCCGCTGGCCCTGGCCAAAGGCGCGGGCGCGCTCGGGCTGATCGCCGGCCTGTTCATCCCCTACATGGGTGTGGCCGCCGCCATCGGTCTCATCCTCTACTTCGCCGGCGCGCTGATCACGGTCCTGCGCGCCCGCGTCTACGCCAGCCTGCCCTTCCCCCTGCTCTACCTGATCCCGGTGGCGGCGGCCATGGGTCTCGGCTTCGCCGCCTGA
- a CDS encoding LppU/SCO3897 family protein — protein MSLVRMDSTATRRSRRLLPVAAVLAALALTGCSALQKGADAVQDVGKSDTARSKVGDCINVLKGSMFDSETEPVDCASPKAVYKVAQVHNTKTECASDYTSYEETLNGATRSFLCLAPNFQEGACYHESMLTGYQFAECASTEASFQVLSRIDGQSDENLCGADTDSVIILSDPRVTFCLQNV, from the coding sequence GTGTCCTTGGTACGGATGGATTCGACGGCTACACGGCGATCGCGGCGGCTGCTGCCGGTCGCGGCGGTGCTGGCCGCGCTGGCGCTGACCGGTTGTTCGGCCCTGCAGAAGGGCGCCGACGCCGTCCAGGACGTCGGCAAGTCCGACACCGCCCGCTCGAAGGTCGGTGACTGCATCAATGTGCTCAAGGGCTCGATGTTCGACTCCGAGACCGAGCCGGTCGACTGCGCCTCCCCGAAGGCCGTCTACAAGGTGGCGCAGGTGCACAACACCAAGACCGAATGCGCCTCCGACTACACCTCCTACGAGGAAACCCTGAACGGCGCGACCCGCTCCTTCCTCTGCCTGGCCCCGAACTTCCAGGAGGGCGCCTGCTACCACGAGAGCATGCTCACCGGCTACCAGTTCGCCGAATGCGCCTCCACCGAAGCGAGTTTCCAGGTGCTGTCCCGCATCGACGGCCAGTCGGACGAAAACCTGTGCGGCGCGGACACCGACAGCGTCATCATCCTGTCCGATCCGCGGGTCACGTTCTGCCTCCAGAACGTCTGA
- a CDS encoding winged helix-turn-helix transcriptional regulator, with the protein MDTTLDLRDYGGADAYLRDCPARMVLNLIADKWALLVIAALGGGTLRYGELRRRLQGISPKMLSQTLRSLERSGLLTRTQHPTIPPQVEYTLTPLGESLRTPTDAFKSWAEQNVAQIITAQNQFDTRETPEPWHGR; encoded by the coding sequence ATGGATACCACCCTGGACCTGCGCGACTATGGCGGAGCTGATGCCTATCTCCGCGACTGCCCCGCCCGCATGGTCTTGAACCTCATTGCGGACAAGTGGGCCCTGCTGGTGATCGCGGCCCTGGGGGGTGGCACCCTGCGCTACGGCGAACTCCGACGCCGCCTCCAAGGAATCTCCCCGAAAATGCTCAGTCAGACCCTGCGCAGCCTTGAACGCAGCGGCCTGCTGACCCGCACCCAGCACCCCACCATCCCACCCCAGGTCGAATACACCCTCACCCCACTCGGCGAAAGCCTGCGGACCCCAACCGATGCCTTCAAATCCTGGGCCGAGCAGAATGTCGCCCAAATCATCACCGCCCAAAACCAATTCGACACCCGAGAAACCCCTGAACCCTGGCACGGACGCTGA
- a CDS encoding GNAT family N-acetyltransferase produces MEVRGFAEADRKGLWELYKRAGAGSPVASLWGDPESEAAIYLNPYLDLEPESVFVAVVDGELAGYLAGCLDGAALPGENERIEQAIRAHRLFLRRKPAAFFGRAMLDSAVAAVRRQPTSGEFIDPRWPAHLHIAVAREARGTGAAEALMRRWFERLDGNGSPGCHLQTQVENVRAVRFFTRMGFSAIGERPVIPGMRFQGKRVHQQTMVRPESVG; encoded by the coding sequence GTGGAAGTTCGCGGGTTCGCGGAGGCGGATCGGAAAGGGTTGTGGGAGCTGTACAAACGGGCGGGGGCCGGTTCGCCGGTGGCGTCACTGTGGGGAGATCCGGAGTCGGAGGCGGCCATCTACCTGAATCCCTACCTCGACCTCGAACCCGAATCGGTGTTCGTGGCCGTCGTGGACGGGGAGTTGGCCGGCTATCTGGCGGGGTGCCTGGATGGTGCGGCGCTTCCCGGCGAGAACGAGCGGATCGAACAGGCCATTCGGGCGCACAGACTGTTCCTGCGCCGCAAGCCCGCCGCGTTCTTCGGCCGCGCCATGCTCGACAGTGCGGTGGCGGCCGTGCGGCGGCAGCCGACCTCCGGTGAGTTCATCGACCCGCGCTGGCCCGCGCATCTGCATATCGCGGTGGCGCGGGAAGCGCGCGGAACCGGGGCGGCGGAAGCACTGATGCGGCGCTGGTTCGAGCGGTTGGACGGAAATGGTTCGCCCGGTTGTCATTTGCAGACACAGGTCGAGAATGTGCGGGCTGTAAGGTTTTTCACGCGAATGGGGTTCTCGGCGATCGGGGAGCGTCCGGTTATCCCCGGAATGCGATTCCAGGGCAAGCGAGTTCACCAGCAGACCATGGTGCGGCCGGAGTCGGTCGGGTAG
- a CDS encoding cytochrome b yields the protein MSEYIDESTYPEPLLTEAPPGQPVPQDDPPDPTYNLVARVLHWLMAVLIVAMLFLGAALIGTIGNYGVLLSIHRTVGLTILVLALIRIANRLLRRAPAPPAALPRLERMAATASELTLYVLFILQPLLGWALVSASGIPVRILNGLQLPAIAPENARLYAGLHLAHTWLAYLLLALFTAHMCAVLWHATALRDGLLRRMLWPRRPR from the coding sequence ATGAGCGAGTACATCGACGAATCCACCTACCCCGAACCGCTTCTCACCGAAGCGCCCCCGGGACAACCGGTACCCCAGGATGATCCGCCGGATCCGACCTACAACCTCGTGGCCCGAGTACTGCACTGGCTGATGGCAGTCCTGATCGTCGCCATGCTGTTCCTGGGCGCCGCCCTGATCGGCACGATCGGCAATTACGGTGTCCTGCTGAGCATCCACCGCACCGTCGGCCTCACCATCCTGGTTCTGGCCCTGATCCGCATCGCCAACCGACTACTCCGCCGCGCTCCCGCCCCACCCGCCGCCCTGCCCCGCCTCGAACGCATGGCCGCCACAGCCTCGGAACTCACGCTCTACGTGCTGTTCATCCTCCAGCCCCTGCTCGGCTGGGCACTGGTCTCCGCCTCGGGCATCCCGGTCCGAATCCTCAACGGCCTGCAACTCCCCGCCATCGCCCCCGAAAACGCCCGCCTCTACGCCGGATTACACCTGGCCCACACGTGGCTGGCCTACCTGCTACTGGCCCTCTTCACCGCCCACATGTGCGCCGTGCTCTGGCACGCCACAGCCCTGCGCGACGGACTGCTACGCCGAATGCTGTGGCCCCGCCGGCCCCGCTGA
- a CDS encoding DUF4097 family beta strand repeat-containing protein, translated as MTTFQTPAPISLTVDVLSGNVTVIASDRTDTVVEVRPADAAKKADVRAAANTTVDFADGVLTVRAAKDWRTHTPFGGNPTIEVTIQVPTGSRLQATAGVGRVLSSGELGDSTVEVSAGDVVLDRTRGAVTAKVSKGDIRIAEATRGVLRVETSMGDLEIGIHPGSTARLETNAQTGIVQNLTLPAASNGEDIVQVYARNSYGNVVIRHADAA; from the coding sequence ATGACCACCTTCCAGACCCCCGCCCCGATCTCCCTCACCGTGGACGTGCTCTCCGGCAATGTCACCGTCATCGCCTCCGACCGCACCGACACCGTCGTCGAGGTCCGCCCGGCCGACGCCGCCAAGAAGGCCGATGTGCGGGCCGCCGCCAACACCACGGTCGATTTCGCCGACGGCGTACTGACCGTGCGGGCGGCCAAGGACTGGCGCACCCACACCCCGTTCGGCGGCAACCCGACCATCGAGGTCACCATCCAGGTGCCGACCGGCTCGCGACTGCAGGCCACCGCCGGGGTCGGCCGCGTGCTGAGCAGCGGCGAACTCGGCGACAGCACGGTGGAGGTCTCCGCCGGCGACGTCGTGCTGGATCGCACCCGCGGCGCGGTGACCGCCAAGGTCTCGAAGGGCGACATCCGCATCGCCGAGGCCACGCGCGGCGTACTGCGCGTCGAAACCTCCATGGGCGACCTGGAGATCGGCATCCACCCGGGCAGCACCGCACGACTGGAAACCAATGCCCAGACCGGCATCGTGCAGAACCTGACACTGCCCGCCGCATCGAACGGCGAGGACATCGTGCAGGTGTACGCACGGAACTCCTACGGCAATGTCGTCATCCGCCACGCCGACGCCGCCTGA
- a CDS encoding TetR/AcrR family transcriptional regulator encodes MPPATRRELRRAETIAEMKSIARATLAEEGVEAVSLRAIARELGMASGNAYSYFATREALLAALAVDIRGELARTLEQARAAANTPAGQVISHGRAYREWALKHPHEFRLVFSRAGQHTTDQADYELCLGIVGLAAQSAQSGPVRDYTWADMNESFVAIARDRFPGLTPATLALGLRIWGRMHGLVTLEIDGVLGPQIADPAALYDDELESLATALDPR; translated from the coding sequence ATGCCGCCCGCCACCCGCCGCGAACTCCGCCGTGCCGAGACCATCGCGGAGATGAAATCCATCGCCCGCGCGACCCTGGCCGAGGAGGGCGTCGAAGCGGTGTCATTGCGGGCCATCGCCCGCGAGCTGGGCATGGCTTCGGGAAACGCCTACAGCTACTTCGCGACCCGGGAAGCGCTGCTGGCGGCGCTGGCCGTCGATATCCGCGGGGAGCTGGCGCGCACCCTGGAGCAGGCCCGCGCCGCCGCGAACACCCCTGCCGGACAGGTCATTTCCCATGGCCGGGCGTATCGCGAATGGGCGCTGAAACACCCCCACGAGTTCCGGCTCGTCTTCAGCCGCGCCGGCCAGCACACCACCGACCAGGCCGATTACGAATTATGTTTGGGCATAGTCGGATTGGCTGCCCAGAGCGCGCAGTCCGGGCCTGTCCGCGACTACACCTGGGCCGACATGAACGAGTCCTTCGTAGCGATCGCCCGGGATCGTTTTCCCGGGCTCACCCCTGCGACTCTCGCTCTGGGACTGCGCATCTGGGGCCGCATGCACGGCCTGGTGACCCTCGAGATCGACGGCGTCCTGGGCCCCCAGATCGCCGACCCGGCGGCCCTCTACGACGATGAACTCGAGTCCCTGGCGACCGCACTCGACCCGCGGTGA